A genome region from Choloepus didactylus isolate mChoDid1 chromosome 14, mChoDid1.pri, whole genome shotgun sequence includes the following:
- the LOC119509237 gene encoding DAZ-associated protein 2-like, giving the protein MSAAFPGALLYLPMAQSMAVGPLGSTIPMAYYPVGPIYPPGSAVLVEGVYTAGARFGAGGTAGNIPPPPPGCPPNAAQLAVMQGANVLVTQRKGNFFMGGSDGGYTIW; this is encoded by the exons ATGTCAGCTGCATTTCCTGGTGCCTTGCTGTATCTTCCCATGGCCCAGTCCATGGCTGTTGGACCCTTAGGTTCCACAATCCCCATGGCCTATTATCCAGTTGGTCCCATCTATCCACCTGGCTCAGCAGTGCTGGTGGAAGGAGTATATACTGCAGGTGCCAGATTTGGAGCTGGAGGTACTGCTGGCAACATTCCT cctccaCCCCCTGGATGTCCTCCCAATGCTGCTCAGCTTGCAGTCATGCAGGGAGCCAACGTCCTTGTAACTCAGCGGAAAGGAAACTTCTTCATGGGTGGCTCAGATGGTGGTTACACCATCTGGTGA